The Chondrinema litorale genome includes the window TGTTGACTGGATGCAAAAATCCGTTTTTAATCCTCTTGGTATGCTCGACACTTATGTGGAAGATGAGTACAACAGAATAGTACCAAATAATGCTACTTCTTATGATGGCAGCAAAAAGGCAGGCTTTAAAAGAGAAGTGGAATATTGGGGTTACATCGGCTCTGGAAACATGCACTCTACCACCAGCGATTTAACTAAATGGATGAATAACTTTATTACTCCGCAAAAAGGTTGGGAAGATGCATTTAAAATGATGCAAACTGTAGATAATTTTAACAATGGTAAACCTAATAAATATGCTTTTGGTGTAAATGTAGATAAGTATAAAGGAGTAAAGATGATCCAACATGGTGGTTCTATTGGTGGCTTTAGATCAATTGCTGTAGCTTATCCAGAAAAAGAAGTAAGCATTATTATTATTACAAATTTTTCTACTTCCGGCACTAGTTCACTCGCTCAAAAAATAAGTGATATTTTATTCGATCTTCCTAAAAATTACGAGCCTATTGTTCAGGTAAAAGGCATCGAGATAGCTAATGACGAATTAGCCAAATACGAAGGTTCTTACTGGAATGATAAAGATAACTATGTACAAAAAATCTTTGTTGAAAATGATACATTAAAATACGCGAGAGGCAATCGTTCTGGTCAAGCAATTATTCCAGTTGCAAATGATCAATTTCAACTTGTGGGTTCAACTGCTAAAATCACCTATACATTTGATACAAAAGTAGGAACTCTCTCTGTAAAAGTAGATGATGAAGAACCCGTAACTTCTGCTAAGTTCGATACTGCTGAACCAACAGCAAAAGAATTACAAAGCTATGTTGGCGAATTCTACAGCCCAGAACTAGAAACTTCTTACTGGATTAGTATAGTGGATAATAAACTGCAAATTCACCATCCAAGACATGGAGATTCTGAAGTGGAATACATTAAAAAAGATGTGCTCAATGCTAAATATCCAATAAGCATTATTAAATACAAAAAGGATAAAAGAGGTAGAGCCACTGGTATTTATATTAGTAATGGCAGAGCCAGAAACGTTTGGTTCGAGAAAAGATCATAATCTTCTTTAAGTTCACAGAGCTTAATTTCAAAAAAGGTCAGAAGTTATATTTACTTTCTGACCTTTTTTGATTTAGTATAAAATCTAACATAGAATTTATCTCATTTTGATTCCAAAAATTCACCAATTTTTGTAATATTATATATACTGAAGATAATGAAATGACTATTCTTACTTACAACATTACCCCAACTGCAAAGCAAGTATGCAAGCGTTTTAGCTTGCTTATAATTTTAAGCTTATTCCTCCAATCGGCTTTTGCGCAATTTGCACTCAATACCAATGGGCGAACCTTTACCGGATCTGTCAATTACAGGTACAAAAGTTTATTTTTAATTAAATGTGATAGCTGTGTTTTCGAAGATGAAGTAGATTTCAAAAATGCCACATTTACACGAGAAGCGATCTTTTCAAATGCGATTTTTAAAGAAGACACTAAGTTTGAAAAAGTAAACTTTAAGGCAAAAGGTAATTTTTTGAATAGTACTTTCAGTAAAAAAGCAGATTTCGGATACATCAATACCTATTCAGTTTTAGACTTTACCAATGCCATCTTTAATGATGAAGCGCTTTTCTGGATGAGCAATCTTTCAGAATCTGTTTATTTTAACTCTACTGTTTTTAAAGATGATGTTGTGTTGCTAAAAAGTAAAATCAATAAGGCATTTTTTAGCAATACAAGCATTATGGGTGAAGCCAGATTTGATAATATGTATGCAACCGATTCTCTGGTTTTCACAAATGTAAAATTTACTAAAATGCTTAATCTAGATTCAGCTCAATTAGGCACTCAGTTAATTTTCGATAGTGTAAGCTTTAATGGAATTGTAAGGTTAAGAGGTACAATTCTACCAGATATTTTACAATTGAAAAATACCAACTTTGAACTCCCTCTAGACTTTGATAAATGTATACCAAATGAGACAGGGAGTTGCCTGTTGTATCTAGAAAATGTAGATGTTACAAATTGTTGGTTCAATTTTCAATTTATGAAATTATGGTTTCCTCACGATAGTCCACTCTCATCTCAACAACAAACTAACCTTTATAAAAAACTACTAGCCTTAGAAAAAAAACGTAAGAGAACAGAAAGTTACGAAGCATTAAAAAAGCAAATGGACGATTTTGATAATGCACCAAAAGAAGTGTATTAAACAGTCTAAAAGGCTAAATGAGAATAAAATCAAAGATTAAATAAAATTTCAGAAAAAATTATCACTCCATAAATAGCTTACGTTCTGCCGCATTTTCTTTACAAGTAGCATTAAAGTTGTTTAATGTATAACATAGAATCAAATTAACTTGTAACACCATGATCGTAACTATTAAAGATGAAACTTTTACCGGTGAAACCTTAAATGAGCTCAACCTTGAGTTTGAATCAGAATCTGTAACGGTAAAAGATATTATCACACAAAGAGTACTACAGGAAGTGGATATTTACAACAGCAAACTTCCAGATGTTTTCAATGGACTTGTAAAACCAACAGAAGCTGAAAAAACGCTAAATGGTTACAAAATGAAAACAAGAAAGAAAATCGATGGTGAAAAGCAAGTTTACATCGCCCTCGAAGCTTTTAATAAGAATGCCTACTTTGTTTTGGTAGATAACCAACAAGCAGAAAGTTTAGAAGAACAAGTGATGCTTTCTCAAGAATCAAAAATTAGCTTTTTAAAACTTACACCATTAGTTGGAGGATGATATGGATATACTAAAATCAATAAAAAACATGCTATCTGATGTAGAAACAACTTACTCTCAAACTGAGTCTGAATTTGATAAAATCATTTTTGACTGCAGAAAGGAATTTAAAAAGACCCAACGATATATTTATTATTTTAAAGCTAGCAAGGCTCCAATTTATAATGATGAAATAAAGGAGTGGGAAAACGATAAAAAAATTGAATTCCTACACTATTGTATTAATCAGTCAGTCAGTTATTTTAAAAACAGAAAAGGCAATTATTCATCTAACGATGAAGCCTATGAGGTAAACCACATCTGCAATGAATTACTAAATCATCTTTTCAGAACTAAGATTGTTTATAGTTCTAAGCAGGCAATAAACATGATCAATATTTTAACCTCTAGTACAAAAAATAGCTGGCAATCTGTTTTTTCATGGCCTGTAGGTTTGTTTCTAAATCAACTTGCCAGACAGCTTAAAAACAAAGAAGTAGAACAAGAACTCTTTGATAAGTTAGATGAATTAAAAAATAAACTCAATGATGTTCCTTCTGGCTATTATGAAAAAGATAAAATGAACTGGATTGCCAAGATTGACGACATCTATTATAACTCTAAAAATGGCGAATCGGAAATAAAACCAGTGTACTTTGTAGGTAAAGACC containing:
- a CDS encoding pentapeptide repeat-containing protein, whose translation is MTILTYNITPTAKQVCKRFSLLIILSLFLQSAFAQFALNTNGRTFTGSVNYRYKSLFLIKCDSCVFEDEVDFKNATFTREAIFSNAIFKEDTKFEKVNFKAKGNFLNSTFSKKADFGYINTYSVLDFTNAIFNDEALFWMSNLSESVYFNSTVFKDDVVLLKSKINKAFFSNTSIMGEARFDNMYATDSLVFTNVKFTKMLNLDSAQLGTQLIFDSVSFNGIVRLRGTILPDILQLKNTNFELPLDFDKCIPNETGSCLLYLENVDVTNCWFNFQFMKLWFPHDSPLSSQQQTNLYKKLLALEKKRKRTESYEALKKQMDDFDNAPKEVY
- a CDS encoding serine hydrolase domain-containing protein, which encodes MKKRFLLITFTLLLTNYLFAQIDESKLNKIDSIFLDWNTPNHPGGAVEIAYKGKPIFNSAYGLASLEYLVPNTTGTRFNIASVSKQFSAIGIVLLHLEGKLSVDDDIRKYMPELPDFGETITIRHMLHHTSGLRSLHAMLGLAGWRGDDLRTNEDLDRFMLKQKELNFKPGEEYLYCNTGFMFLANIIEKVTGENFVDWMQKSVFNPLGMLDTYVEDEYNRIVPNNATSYDGSKKAGFKREVEYWGYIGSGNMHSTTSDLTKWMNNFITPQKGWEDAFKMMQTVDNFNNGKPNKYAFGVNVDKYKGVKMIQHGGSIGGFRSIAVAYPEKEVSIIIITNFSTSGTSSLAQKISDILFDLPKNYEPIVQVKGIEIANDELAKYEGSYWNDKDNYVQKIFVENDTLKYARGNRSGQAIIPVANDQFQLVGSTAKITYTFDTKVGTLSVKVDDEEPVTSAKFDTAEPTAKELQSYVGEFYSPELETSYWISIVDNKLQIHHPRHGDSEVEYIKKDVLNAKYPISIIKYKKDKRGRATGIYISNGRARNVWFEKRS